From Silurus meridionalis isolate SWU-2019-XX chromosome 14, ASM1480568v1, whole genome shotgun sequence, a single genomic window includes:
- the LOC124396701 gene encoding chymotrypsinogen A-like isoform X1, with protein sequence MKMNLWKGVCVLCGLLLNSTGSFAQVDGCGQAPLNTKIMGGEDAVPGSWPWQVSIQTGVSRLCGGSLINKNWVLSAAHCFQSVSAGSLTLFLGMQNLDGSNPNMQTKSVTKFFIHQQYSAVSKNNDIALVQLSTPVTINDYVRPVCLATSSSSLPVGTNVWVTGFGRISSNVNLPSPQTLQQVQLPIVNNSNCAKAFGAETITDNMLCAGLYQGGKDSCQGDSGGPLLSKSSGAWTQAGIVSFGNGCSLPSFPGVYTRVSQYQDWINSTINSTINSTSGSTKHPLSFSIISFLLLLYSFR encoded by the exons GGTGTGGTCAAGCTCCACTTAACACCAAGATTATGGGTGGTGAAGATGCTGTTCCTGGGTCCTGGCCTTGGCAGGTCAGCATTCAAACAGGTGTCAGCCGTCTCTGTGGTGGCAGCTTGATCAATAAGAACTGGGTCTTATCAGCTGCTCATTGTTTCCAAAG TGTTTCAGCAGGTTCTCTCACACTTTTTCTAGGAATGCAAAATTTGGATGGAAGTAATCCCAATATGCAGACAAAAAGCGTGACCAAATTTTTCATCCACCAGCAGTATAGCGCAGTCTCCAAAAACAATGATATTGCACTAGTCCAGCTCTCCACTCCAGTGACGATCAATGATTATGTCAGGCCGGTGTGCCTCGCAACAAGCAGCAGTTCTTTACCTGTTGGTACTAATGTCTGGGTCACAGGATTTGGTCGAATCTCTTCAAATG TAAATCTGCCATCTCCTCAAACCCTGCAGCAGGTGCAGCTGCCAATTGTCAATAACAGTAACTGTGCAAAGGCATTTGGAGCTGAAACTATCACAGACAATATGTTGTGTGCTGGCTTATATCAGGGAGGAAAAGACTCATGCCAG GGTGATTCAGGAGGTCCACTGTTGTCCAAGTCCAGTGGCGCATGGACTCAGGCTGGGATTGTGAGCTTTGGCAATGGCTGCTCTTTACCTAGTTTTCCGGGTGTGTACACCAGAGTGTCTCAGTATCAAGACTGGATTAACAGCACCATCAACAGCACCATCAACAGCACCAGTGGCTCCACTAAACATcccctttctttctccatcatCTCCTTTCTTCTCTTGCTCTATAGCTTCCGTTGA
- the LOC124396701 gene encoding mast cell tryptase-like isoform X2 produces MGVVKLHLTPRLWVVKMLFLGPGLGSVSAGSLTLFLGMQNLDGSNPNMQTKSVTKFFIHQQYSAVSKNNDIALVQLSTPVTINDYVRPVCLATSSSSLPVGTNVWVTGFGRISSNVNLPSPQTLQQVQLPIVNNSNCAKAFGAETITDNMLCAGLYQGGKDSCQGDSGGPLLSKSSGAWTQAGIVSFGNGCSLPSFPGVYTRVSQYQDWINSTINSTINSTSGSTKHPLSFSIISFLLLLYSFR; encoded by the exons GGTGTGGTCAAGCTCCACTTAACACCAAGATTATGGGTGGTGAAGATGCTGTTCCTGGGTCCTGGCCTTGGCAG TGTTTCAGCAGGTTCTCTCACACTTTTTCTAGGAATGCAAAATTTGGATGGAAGTAATCCCAATATGCAGACAAAAAGCGTGACCAAATTTTTCATCCACCAGCAGTATAGCGCAGTCTCCAAAAACAATGATATTGCACTAGTCCAGCTCTCCACTCCAGTGACGATCAATGATTATGTCAGGCCGGTGTGCCTCGCAACAAGCAGCAGTTCTTTACCTGTTGGTACTAATGTCTGGGTCACAGGATTTGGTCGAATCTCTTCAAATG TAAATCTGCCATCTCCTCAAACCCTGCAGCAGGTGCAGCTGCCAATTGTCAATAACAGTAACTGTGCAAAGGCATTTGGAGCTGAAACTATCACAGACAATATGTTGTGTGCTGGCTTATATCAGGGAGGAAAAGACTCATGCCAG GGTGATTCAGGAGGTCCACTGTTGTCCAAGTCCAGTGGCGCATGGACTCAGGCTGGGATTGTGAGCTTTGGCAATGGCTGCTCTTTACCTAGTTTTCCGGGTGTGTACACCAGAGTGTCTCAGTATCAAGACTGGATTAACAGCACCATCAACAGCACCATCAACAGCACCAGTGGCTCCACTAAACATcccctttctttctccatcatCTCCTTTCTTCTCTTGCTCTATAGCTTCCGTTGA